The following coding sequences lie in one Rickettsiella endosymbiont of Rhagonycha lignosa genomic window:
- the hslV gene encoding ATP-dependent protease subunit HslV: protein MQSLHGTTILLVRRNDKVVIGGDGQVTLGNAIVLKGNARKVRKLYDGQVLVGFAGATADAFTLIERFENKLKECNGRLDRASVELAKDWRSDRVLRRLEAMLAVADKEKSFMLSGNGDVIEPEHDLIAIGSGGAYAQSAALALFQNTKLSARAIVEKSLIIAADICVFTNHQRTIEEIDCVTNKK, encoded by the coding sequence GTGCAGTCATTACATGGTACAACAATATTATTAGTCCGGCGTAACGATAAAGTCGTTATCGGTGGAGATGGTCAGGTTACTTTAGGTAATGCGATTGTTTTAAAAGGGAACGCTCGTAAGGTTCGCAAATTATATGACGGTCAAGTATTAGTTGGATTTGCGGGCGCAACAGCCGACGCATTTACATTAATAGAACGGTTTGAAAATAAGTTAAAAGAATGTAATGGACGATTAGACCGCGCTTCGGTTGAACTTGCAAAAGATTGGCGTTCCGATCGAGTTTTACGGCGTTTAGAGGCAATGTTAGCAGTTGCGGATAAAGAAAAATCTTTTATGTTAAGTGGGAATGGGGATGTAATTGAGCCAGAGCATGATTTAATTGCCATAGGTTCGGGTGGAGCTTATGCACAGTCTGCTGCATTGGCATTATTTCAAAATACTAAATTAAGTGCTCGTGCTATTGTTGAAAAAAGTTTAATTATTGCTGCAGACATTTGTGTGTTTACAAATCATCAACGTACTATTGAAGAAATTGACTGTGTGACCAATAAAAAATAA
- a CDS encoding SPOR domain-containing protein: MAKDYAKKYTKYKYLTPRRRNNRYLWVMLGISIGLFILGLFLLKPVHKVKAIQSAEKIADKKNTQVPAPQSPEPKFDFYNILPQDNLNLSPHVDSAMKEMPLSNDMTTSLHASSGQRPIDTMLSPTPEQVAIAEAKKQLEEEMGQFNDEVYMLVLGNFTDRAHAEQLQAQALLKGFPVQKKANLVNGKLIYQIVIGPSSLGSLTKEKKRLKEAGLAAILIKITP; this comes from the coding sequence ATGGCTAAAGATTATGCAAAAAAATACACAAAATATAAATATCTAACTCCTAGACGTAGAAACAATCGTTATCTATGGGTAATGTTAGGAATTTCAATCGGTTTATTTATTTTAGGCTTGTTTTTACTAAAGCCAGTTCATAAAGTAAAAGCTATTCAATCTGCCGAAAAGATAGCTGATAAAAAAAATACCCAAGTACCTGCGCCTCAGTCCCCAGAACCAAAATTCGATTTCTATAATATTTTGCCTCAGGACAATTTGAATTTATCACCACATGTTGATTCTGCAATGAAGGAAATGCCGTTATCCAATGATATGACAACTTCACTTCATGCTTCTTCGGGACAAAGACCCATAGATACAATGCTTAGCCCAACGCCTGAACAAGTAGCTATTGCGGAGGCTAAAAAACAATTAGAAGAAGAAATGGGTCAATTCAATGATGAAGTTTATATGCTCGTCTTAGGTAATTTTACTGATCGTGCTCATGCAGAGCAGTTGCAAGCTCAAGCATTGCTGAAAGGATTTCCCGTGCAAAAAAAGGCCAACTTAGTTAATGGTAAGCTAATATACCAGATCGTTATTGGTCCCTCGAGCTTAGGTAGCCTAACTAAGGAAAAAAAACGTTTAAAAGAAGCCGGATTAGCTGCGATTTTGATTAAAATTACCCCCTAA
- the argS gene encoding arginine--tRNA ligase produces the protein MKCIVQQEIKKALLSMGELSLPASLTIQVDYAREKSHGDFSSNIALVLAKKLQISPLQLAEKIKSNIDCSSGNSKLEKIEIAKPGFINFFFKKSFWHPVIEEILNQTNQFGISNLGNNESVLVEFVSANPTGPLHVGHGRGAAYGDSMVRLLRAVGYQVCAEYYINDAGRQMDILATSVWLRYLEICGEKFIFPSNAYRGNYVHKIAEQLFSQHGKDFFKAAELVFKGIPIDEPQGGNKEQHIDGLITKAKILLGDVDYEKIFKVGLNSILNDIKEDLSAFRVNFDEWFSEKSLFENNFVDKTIKRLTANGKTYEANGALWFKSTDFGDDKDRVLLRENGQPTYFAADAAYRLCILEQRKFKKIINILGSDHHGYVPRIRAVIQALGFSSDSLKALLVQFAILYRGDKKIQMSTRSGEFITLRELREEVGTDATRFFYVLRRADQHMDFDLELAKEQSNANPVYYVQYAYARICSVMRQLNAKKWVWDKSLGMTAIKELKEIQEQDLLVLLNRYPEILESAATSYEPHIIAHYLRDLAQNFHVYYNSFVFLIEDNKLRNARLNLIVATAQVIKNGLSLLGVETLEVM, from the coding sequence ATGAAATGCATAGTGCAACAAGAAATCAAAAAAGCCTTGTTAAGCATGGGTGAGTTATCCCTACCTGCTTCACTGACTATCCAAGTGGATTATGCCAGAGAAAAATCACATGGCGATTTTTCAAGTAATATTGCTTTAGTGTTGGCGAAAAAATTACAAATATCACCACTACAATTAGCTGAAAAAATAAAATCGAATATAGATTGTTCTTCAGGAAATTCTAAACTAGAAAAAATTGAAATAGCAAAACCTGGGTTTATAAATTTTTTTTTTAAAAAATCCTTTTGGCATCCAGTTATCGAAGAGATTTTAAATCAAACCAATCAATTTGGGATTTCAAATTTAGGCAATAATGAATCTGTTTTAGTTGAGTTTGTTTCTGCAAATCCTACTGGTCCTTTGCATGTAGGTCATGGTCGGGGGGCAGCCTATGGCGACTCTATGGTGAGATTATTGAGAGCAGTAGGTTATCAAGTTTGTGCAGAATATTATATCAATGATGCTGGAAGGCAGATGGATATTTTGGCAACCAGCGTTTGGCTGCGTTATTTAGAGATCTGCGGAGAAAAATTTATTTTCCCTAGTAACGCTTATCGAGGAAACTATGTTCATAAGATTGCTGAGCAACTTTTTTCACAACATGGTAAGGATTTTTTTAAAGCAGCTGAATTAGTATTTAAAGGTATCCCTATTGACGAACCTCAAGGTGGGAATAAGGAACAGCATATTGACGGTCTTATCACTAAAGCTAAAATTTTATTAGGAGATGTTGATTATGAAAAGATATTTAAAGTAGGTTTAAACTCAATCTTGAACGATATTAAAGAAGATCTTAGTGCATTTAGAGTAAATTTTGATGAATGGTTTTCAGAAAAAAGTTTGTTTGAGAACAATTTTGTCGATAAAACTATAAAGCGTTTAACAGCGAATGGAAAAACCTATGAAGCCAATGGGGCTCTATGGTTTAAATCGACAGACTTTGGCGATGATAAAGATAGGGTTTTGTTACGCGAAAATGGACAACCTACCTACTTTGCAGCAGATGCGGCCTATCGTCTCTGTATTTTAGAACAACGTAAATTTAAAAAAATAATTAACATATTAGGCTCTGATCATCATGGCTATGTACCTAGAATTCGCGCGGTTATACAAGCTTTAGGTTTTTCATCAGATAGTTTAAAAGCTTTATTAGTGCAATTTGCTATTCTTTATCGCGGCGATAAAAAAATTCAAATGTCTACTCGTAGCGGAGAGTTTATTACTTTACGAGAGCTTCGAGAAGAAGTAGGTACTGATGCAACACGTTTTTTTTATGTATTAAGACGTGCGGATCAGCATATGGATTTTGATCTTGAGCTGGCTAAAGAGCAGTCGAATGCTAATCCTGTCTATTATGTACAGTATGCTTACGCACGAATATGTAGTGTGATGCGTCAACTCAATGCAAAAAAATGGGTTTGGGATAAGTCTTTAGGTATGACTGCGATTAAAGAATTAAAGGAAATACAAGAACAGGATTTGTTGGTTTTACTAAATCGTTATCCAGAAATACTAGAATCAGCAGCCACTTCTTACGAGCCGCATATTATCGCACACTATTTGAGAGATTTAGCGCAAAACTTTCATGTTTATTATAATTCATTTGTTTTTCTGATAGAGGATAATAAGTTGAGAAATGCGAGACTAAATTTAATTGTAGCAACTGCACAAGTAATTAAAAATGGCCTAAGCTTATTAGGTGTAGAGACTTTGGAAGTAATGTAA
- a CDS encoding GIN domain-containing protein → MKVFAYCLFVSLSLFSLFSHAQVTSHSKPIISKNILINDFDGLDIQGPVNVYIDATQTHPSLQILGDSKRVFAVIYSEKNHILHLGTKPIFHPEPGERLTIRVNTSPSKIKQIQFNSNATLFGKGLTGSLSLRAQGKGQINLYTNKLDLKSLYSNGNESIIFHNLLSSNLKIEAHNSHNIVIQGIVSLNEVDYTGNGNLKVYWVNSPYLRIDANGKGKISLAGIVKTLDIKLSQDTQLFAQQLRVHQGFVKTEKQAQATVNVRNTLRAFAKDKSVIYYLSPLNFISKYSEGEGLVLNKN, encoded by the coding sequence ATGAAAGTCTTCGCCTATTGTTTATTTGTCAGTTTGTCCCTTTTTAGTCTTTTTAGCCATGCGCAAGTAACGTCGCATAGCAAACCTATAATAAGCAAGAATATCCTTATTAATGACTTCGATGGTTTAGATATTCAAGGTCCTGTTAATGTTTACATTGATGCAACCCAAACCCATCCTTCCTTACAAATTCTGGGGGACTCGAAAAGAGTCTTTGCAGTCATTTACAGTGAAAAAAACCATATTTTACACCTTGGAACCAAACCCATTTTTCACCCTGAACCTGGAGAAAGATTAACAATCCGTGTCAATACATCCCCGTCAAAAATAAAACAAATACAATTCAATAGTAATGCAACTCTTTTTGGCAAAGGACTGACTGGATCTTTATCGCTTCGTGCGCAAGGAAAAGGTCAAATCAATCTTTACACCAATAAGCTAGATCTAAAATCTCTTTACAGTAACGGTAATGAAAGTATTATATTTCATAATTTATTGAGTTCAAACTTAAAAATAGAAGCCCACAATTCTCATAATATTGTTATTCAAGGTATCGTTTCATTAAATGAGGTCGATTATACCGGAAATGGAAATTTGAAGGTATATTGGGTTAATAGCCCTTATTTAAGAATAGATGCTAACGGTAAAGGAAAAATTAGTTTAGCAGGAATCGTCAAAACTTTAGATATCAAATTGTCACAAGATACGCAACTATTTGCACAACAATTGCGTGTACATCAAGGTTTTGTAAAAACTGAAAAACAAGCTCAAGCAACTGTAAATGTTAGAAATACTTTGCGGGCATTTGCAAAAGACAAAAGCGTGATTTATTACCTATCTCCTTTAAATTTTATAAGCAAATATTCAGAAGGTGAAGGCCTGGTATTAAATAAAAATTAA
- a CDS encoding OmpA family protein: MKKISLFFYCLLISVMFVMAGCVSNHSLNDPPLEKKTVKNTKEKKDLPPPVIQVVQTADRLRVIAYSDGCFRPNGKLTVNCTQQLSQTIKLIESYGDGLIQVVGYSDDLYDPQTASAITQDQAEIITSFLWSHGIGSQRLRTIGYGRHDFIASNRNVKASSFNRRVEIILVKN; encoded by the coding sequence ATGAAAAAAATCTCGCTGTTTTTTTATTGTTTATTAATTTCAGTTATGTTTGTTATGGCTGGTTGTGTTTCAAATCATTCATTGAATGACCCACCTCTAGAGAAAAAAACAGTAAAAAACACAAAGGAAAAAAAGGATTTACCCCCTCCTGTCATTCAAGTAGTCCAAACTGCTGATCGACTTAGAGTCATTGCCTATAGTGATGGTTGCTTTCGGCCAAATGGGAAATTAACTGTCAATTGTACCCAGCAGCTTAGTCAGACCATTAAGCTCATAGAATCTTACGGAGACGGTCTCATTCAAGTGGTGGGGTATAGCGATGATCTTTATGATCCACAAACAGCGTCTGCGATTACACAGGATCAAGCAGAGATAATAACAAGTTTTTTATGGTCACACGGAATAGGTTCGCAACGTCTGCGTACGATCGGGTACGGTCGACATGATTTCATTGCGAGTAATCGAAACGTTAAAGCAAGTAGTTTTAATCGTCGCGTTGAGATTATTTTAGTAAAAAATTAA
- the rsmB gene encoding 16S rRNA (cytosine(967)-C(5))-methyltransferase RsmB, with product MSNSRATAAQIISRVLKEKISLKDALSAGVNANINSRDRAFIQELCYGVIRWYAPLRQLCTYLLKKPLNASDQDVYALLLIGLYQLNYLRTSPHAAVHETVQGARELHKVWAVPLINGVLRSFQRQKVSLLKKLPKDSHFAHPDWLIKKLQHAWPNEWQTILAANNHLPPMSLRVNLLKITRKDYVQKLKDKGITGHLSELSATGIILDESCPVIKLPGFMEGEISIQDTAAQLATSLLLLKPGQKVLDACAAPGGKTTHILESQSDLLSCVAVDSDAIRLSKVKDNLNRLSLSDTKVQLLCAKAQNLKSIWKEGLFDRILLDAPCSGTGVIRKHPDIKLLRREEDIGKLAEQQYQLISSLWEILKPDGVLLYVTCSVLPEENSDVLIRFLSHHSDAKEEVLDESWGIACSIGRQIFPKIHGPDGFYYARLRKRLNN from the coding sequence ATGTCTAATTCTCGGGCAACAGCCGCACAAATTATTTCTCGTGTTCTAAAAGAAAAAATATCGCTTAAGGATGCTTTATCAGCAGGTGTAAATGCTAATATTAATTCGCGCGATAGAGCATTTATTCAAGAATTATGTTATGGAGTGATACGTTGGTATGCCCCTTTGAGGCAACTTTGCACCTATTTATTAAAAAAACCTCTTAATGCCTCTGATCAAGACGTTTATGCGTTATTGTTAATAGGTCTTTATCAACTTAACTATTTAAGGACATCTCCGCATGCTGCTGTTCATGAAACAGTACAAGGAGCGAGAGAACTACACAAAGTTTGGGCGGTACCCTTAATTAATGGGGTATTACGATCATTTCAACGACAAAAAGTCAGTTTATTAAAAAAATTACCTAAAGATAGTCATTTTGCTCATCCTGATTGGTTAATTAAAAAATTACAACATGCATGGCCCAATGAATGGCAAACAATTTTAGCTGCTAATAATCATTTACCTCCTATGAGTCTGCGAGTTAATCTTTTAAAAATTACAAGAAAAGATTACGTACAAAAATTAAAAGATAAAGGTATAACAGGACACTTAAGCGAATTGAGTGCAACTGGAATTATACTCGATGAATCTTGTCCGGTAATTAAATTACCTGGTTTTATGGAAGGAGAAATTTCTATACAAGATACGGCCGCGCAATTGGCTACATCTTTATTGCTGCTAAAGCCTGGGCAGAAAGTTTTAGATGCGTGTGCGGCACCGGGAGGGAAAACAACACATATTCTGGAATCACAATCTGATCTACTAAGTTGTGTAGCTGTCGATTCCGATGCAATCCGTTTAAGTAAAGTTAAAGATAATTTGAATCGTTTAAGCTTATCAGATACCAAAGTACAATTGCTCTGTGCGAAAGCACAGAATCTCAAAAGCATTTGGAAAGAAGGCTTATTCGATAGAATATTATTAGATGCTCCTTGTTCAGGAACCGGAGTTATTCGTAAGCATCCGGACATTAAATTATTACGCAGAGAGGAGGATATTGGTAAATTAGCTGAACAACAATATCAACTGATATCAAGTCTTTGGGAGATATTAAAGCCGGATGGTGTTTTATTATATGTGACTTGTTCGGTCTTGCCAGAAGAAAATAGCGATGTATTAATTCGTTTTTTATCTCACCATTCTGATGCCAAGGAAGAGGTTTTAGACGAATCATGGGGAATAGCTTGTAGTATTGGAAGACAAATTTTCCCCAAAATTCATGGACCGGATGGCTTTTATTATGCTAGGTTACGTAAGAGGCTGAATAATTAG
- the fmt gene encoding methionyl-tRNA formyltransferase, translating to MKLIFAGTPEFALPSLQALLNSSHKIYAVYTQPDRPAGRGRKLLMSPVKKLALENKIPVQQPISLRDANEQKKLASFHVDLMVVVAYGLILPPAILTVPRFGCINVHASLLPRWRGAAPIQRAILEGDKETGVTIMQMDEGLDTGEMIKKLSCTIEPNDTNQTLQDRLADLGARALIESLSVIENGSYRSEPQNEKESSYAKKINKSEAEIDWEKPAIYLDRMVRAFHPKPIARVVLGKSILRICKAEVLDETTSEKPGLILKADREGIDVATGKGVLRLLEVQWPGGRCLPISSFIHDKSELFHVGAILDRMYV from the coding sequence TTGAAACTTATTTTTGCAGGGACGCCTGAATTTGCTTTGCCCAGTTTACAAGCTTTGTTGAATTCCAGTCATAAGATATATGCTGTTTATACACAACCTGATCGCCCTGCTGGAAGGGGTCGAAAATTATTAATGAGTCCTGTTAAAAAACTGGCTTTAGAGAATAAAATTCCTGTCCAGCAGCCAATTAGTTTGCGTGATGCTAATGAGCAAAAGAAATTAGCTTCTTTTCATGTTGATTTAATGGTGGTGGTGGCCTATGGACTTATTTTGCCGCCCGCAATATTAACAGTTCCTCGTTTTGGGTGTATCAACGTGCATGCATCCTTATTGCCACGTTGGCGGGGAGCAGCACCTATTCAACGTGCTATTTTAGAAGGTGATAAAGAAACCGGCGTTACTATTATGCAGATGGATGAGGGGCTTGATACAGGTGAAATGATAAAGAAACTTTCTTGTACTATCGAGCCCAATGATACAAATCAAACTTTACAAGATCGGCTAGCTGATTTAGGTGCTAGAGCACTGATAGAGAGCTTAAGTGTCATTGAAAATGGTTCGTATCGTTCAGAGCCACAAAATGAAAAAGAAAGTAGCTATGCAAAAAAAATTAATAAATCAGAAGCTGAGATAGATTGGGAAAAGCCTGCAATTTATTTAGATAGAATGGTGCGTGCTTTCCACCCTAAGCCAATTGCTCGCGTAGTATTAGGAAAGTCTATATTGCGCATTTGTAAAGCCGAAGTACTTGATGAAACCACTTCTGAAAAGCCAGGTTTAATCTTAAAAGCTGATCGAGAAGGTATAGATGTGGCTACAGGGAAAGGTGTATTACGTTTATTAGAAGTGCAATGGCCCGGAGGCAGATGCTTACCGATTTCAAGTTTCATCCATGATAAATCGGAATTATTTCATGTAGGTGCGATTTTAGATCGAATGTATGTCTAA
- the def gene encoding peptide deformylase: MAIYPIIQLPDVRLRAVTAPITVFDEALQQLIDDMFDTMYAAKGIGLAAPQIAISKKLAVIDVSNNKSKTWCLINPVIVEKEGEALMEEGCLSVPGVYDKAPRALWVKLQALDRHGKPYEIEAEDLLAHCIQHEVDHLNGTLFLDHLSSLKRQLARKKLDKIKKRGKS, translated from the coding sequence ATGGCTATTTATCCTATTATCCAGCTCCCAGATGTACGTTTGCGCGCAGTCACAGCGCCAATTACAGTTTTTGATGAGGCTTTACAGCAACTCATTGATGATATGTTTGATACGATGTATGCCGCTAAGGGCATAGGCTTAGCGGCTCCGCAAATTGCTATAAGCAAAAAGCTGGCGGTTATTGATGTTTCTAATAATAAATCGAAAACCTGGTGTTTAATTAATCCAGTCATTGTTGAGAAGGAAGGTGAGGCATTAATGGAAGAAGGTTGTTTATCAGTGCCGGGGGTTTATGATAAAGCTCCACGAGCACTTTGGGTTAAATTACAGGCTTTAGATAGACATGGAAAACCTTATGAAATAGAAGCTGAGGATTTATTGGCGCACTGTATACAACATGAAGTGGACCATCTCAATGGTACGCTATTTTTAGATCATTTATCTTCTCTGAAACGTCAATTAGCACGTAAAAAGCTAGATAAAATAAAGAAAAGGGGGAAGTCTTGA
- the cydB gene encoding cytochrome d ubiquinol oxidase subunit II — translation MLLILTWATIISLIIMMYVLLDGFDLGVGILFPWIKSSEYRDIMMSTVVPVWDGNETWLVFGAAALYAAFPMAYGILLPTLYMPIMILLVALIFRGVAFEFRFKAHKSQFIWDIAFAVGSILAAFIQGIILGTFVKGYGNHLPLSHSAYHWFTPFTIFTGVAVICGYALLGATWLIIKTDGILQERMFKAAKILLPLVAFFLVSVSIWTPIVEPQVMHRWFSLPNFYYLSSLPILTILIVFYNFYCLQKKKERLPFVLTISLFVLSYTGFCISAWPYIIPHVLPVWEAAAPPSTLKFILVGAAIILPILLVYTLYSYHVFRGKVKTVIHY, via the coding sequence ATGCTTTTAATTCTTACTTGGGCAACCATAATCTCTCTAATTATTATGATGTATGTTTTGCTGGATGGTTTTGACCTGGGTGTAGGTATTTTATTTCCTTGGATTAAATCGAGTGAATATAGAGATATTATGATGAGCACCGTTGTGCCGGTCTGGGATGGAAATGAAACTTGGTTGGTGTTTGGCGCGGCGGCATTATACGCTGCTTTTCCAATGGCATATGGTATTTTGTTACCAACTTTATATATGCCGATAATGATTTTATTAGTCGCACTAATTTTTCGTGGAGTGGCTTTCGAATTTCGTTTCAAAGCGCATAAAAGTCAGTTTATTTGGGATATTGCTTTTGCAGTGGGTTCAATATTAGCTGCTTTTATTCAAGGTATCATTTTAGGCACCTTTGTAAAAGGATATGGTAATCATCTGCCTTTATCACATTCGGCCTATCATTGGTTTACACCTTTTACTATTTTTACAGGGGTTGCCGTAATTTGTGGTTATGCATTATTAGGAGCAACCTGGCTTATTATAAAAACAGATGGCATTTTACAAGAAAGAATGTTTAAAGCAGCTAAAATTTTATTACCCCTAGTTGCTTTTTTTCTAGTCAGTGTGAGTATTTGGACGCCGATTGTTGAGCCACAAGTGATGCACCGTTGGTTTTCATTACCAAATTTTTATTATTTGTCTTCTTTGCCTATTTTAACAATATTGATAGTATTTTATAATTTTTATTGCCTACAGAAGAAAAAAGAAAGGCTGCCGTTTGTTTTAACGATAAGCTTGTTTGTTTTATCGTATACCGGATTTTGTATTAGTGCATGGCCTTATATTATCCCGCATGTGCTTCCGGTCTGGGAAGCAGCTGCCCCGCCCTCTACGTTAAAATTTATTTTAGTTGGAGCAGCAATTATATTACCGATTTTATTAGTTTATACTCTTTATTCCTATCATGTTTTTAGAGGGAAAGTAAAAACAGTCATCCATTATTGA
- a CDS encoding cytochrome ubiquinol oxidase subunit I, whose protein sequence is MIIDTTLLSRIQFGFTIGFHILFPTLNIGLAVFLSVMEGIWLKTGNPVYLRICQFWTKIFALTFGMGVVSGIVLAYELGTNFGPFISTAGGVIGALFVYEVLSAFFLEAGFLGVMLFGWDKVGPRLHYLATLLVTLGTLFSALGILSANSWMQTPAGFHIEAGKYVVDSWWAVVFNPSAIPRFLHMVMASLLTTCFAIAGVSAWYLLKKRDLDIAKPCFSFVFAAAIVIAPVQILLGDMVGLKVFEYQPLKTAAIEANWKTQKGAPLILFAIPNSKQEKNYYAISIPKLASLINTHHWDGKLLGLKSVPRADRPVVGATFWMFRVMVGIGFLFFFVALFALWQRCRGKLYNSEMLYRLCILIAPLGFLSTIAGWVTAESGRQPWIVYNLISTSQGASIVPLHQVIISLALLITVYGIIFGFYLFYFFKLIRKGPTPPVLDETVAEVITETPFKYLAPEGK, encoded by the coding sequence ATGATTATCGATACTACACTTCTCTCCCGCATTCAGTTCGGATTTACGATTGGTTTTCATATTTTGTTTCCTACGCTCAATATTGGTTTAGCAGTTTTTTTATCAGTAATGGAAGGAATTTGGTTAAAAACTGGGAATCCTGTTTATTTAAGAATCTGCCAGTTTTGGACTAAGATTTTTGCCCTTACCTTTGGTATGGGTGTTGTATCAGGTATTGTTTTAGCTTATGAGTTAGGCACTAACTTCGGACCTTTTATTAGTACTGCAGGAGGTGTCATAGGTGCTTTATTCGTATATGAAGTACTTTCTGCATTTTTCCTGGAAGCTGGATTTCTAGGTGTAATGTTATTTGGTTGGGATAAAGTGGGTCCAAGATTGCATTATTTAGCGACTTTGCTAGTAACCTTAGGAACGTTATTTTCTGCTTTAGGCATTCTATCTGCAAATTCTTGGATGCAGACCCCTGCTGGTTTTCACATTGAAGCTGGAAAATATGTTGTAGATAGTTGGTGGGCGGTAGTATTTAATCCTTCAGCTATTCCTCGTTTTCTGCACATGGTTATGGCGTCTTTATTAACCACTTGTTTTGCTATTGCAGGAGTCTCAGCTTGGTATTTATTAAAGAAAAGAGATCTTGATATCGCTAAACCTTGTTTTTCATTTGTTTTTGCCGCAGCTATAGTGATAGCTCCAGTTCAAATATTGTTAGGTGATATGGTTGGATTAAAAGTTTTCGAGTACCAACCACTAAAAACTGCTGCGATAGAAGCTAATTGGAAAACGCAAAAGGGTGCTCCCTTAATATTATTTGCTATACCTAATAGTAAACAAGAAAAAAATTATTACGCAATAAGCATTCCAAAACTTGCAAGCTTAATTAATACGCACCATTGGGATGGTAAATTGTTAGGTCTAAAAAGTGTCCCACGTGCAGATAGACCAGTAGTAGGAGCTACGTTTTGGATGTTTCGAGTTATGGTAGGTATAGGTTTTTTATTTTTTTTCGTTGCGCTGTTTGCGCTATGGCAGAGATGCCGTGGAAAGTTATACAACTCCGAAATGCTTTATCGTTTATGTATATTAATAGCGCCTTTAGGTTTTTTGAGCACTATTGCCGGTTGGGTTACAGCAGAATCTGGAAGGCAGCCATGGATAGTATATAATTTAATCAGCACCTCCCAAGGTGCATCTATCGTGCCTCTTCATCAGGTTATCATTTCCTTGGCATTATTAATTACTGTTTATGGGATTATATTTGGTTTTTATTTATTTTATTTTTTTAAATTAATTCGTAAAGGACCTACTCCACCAGTATTAGATGAAACCGTTGCAGAAGTGATAACGGAAACACCCTTTAAATATTTAGCGCCAGAGGGGAAATAA
- the thpR gene encoding RNA 2',3'-cyclic phosphodiesterase, translating into MSTHDPLRLFFAVELNSELRQALSQLIDELKQEPWGHRVRWVHPENLHVTLRFLGTTNPEKISELAKHAHNAINKIQPFPLQLHNIRFFPSPTAPRAIAADIIPTSELFELANALEEVASNLGFTPETKPYLPHLTLGRIIHHHAPNLREELNLNTSPMIVKEIVLFNSKKTEYSQSYTPLEYISLQKSEIYSKTEA; encoded by the coding sequence TTGAGTACTCACGATCCTTTACGTCTATTTTTTGCTGTTGAACTTAATTCAGAACTACGTCAAGCCTTATCTCAACTTATTGATGAACTGAAGCAAGAGCCTTGGGGGCACCGCGTTAGATGGGTACACCCAGAAAATTTACACGTTACCTTACGTTTTTTAGGAACTACTAACCCTGAGAAAATTTCCGAATTAGCTAAACATGCCCATAATGCTATCAATAAGATTCAACCTTTTCCTCTTCAATTGCATAATATTCGTTTTTTTCCATCTCCAACGGCGCCACGCGCCATAGCTGCGGATATTATTCCTACTTCGGAACTATTTGAGCTTGCTAATGCCTTAGAAGAGGTTGCTTCAAACTTGGGTTTTACTCCCGAAACCAAACCTTATTTACCTCATTTAACTTTGGGTCGGATTATTCATCATCATGCTCCCAATCTACGCGAAGAGTTAAATTTAAATACTAGCCCTATGATAGTCAAAGAAATTGTCCTATTTAATAGTAAAAAAACTGAATACAGCCAGAGTTATACG